The following nucleotide sequence is from Staphylococcus chromogenes.
TTTTTATATTTAAGAACGCCTGCCGATTCTTCAATGATTTGTCTACGTTCATGAGGTTTTGCATTTAATACTTCATCCACGCGACCTTGGGAGATAATGCTAAAAGCTTCTTTACCTAATCCTGAGTCTAAAAATAATTCAACGACATCTTTTAACCGCGTACGTTCATTATTAATATAAAATGCACTTTCTCCACTTCTGTAAAGTCTTCGAGTGACGGTTACATTTTCAGCATCAATATTGAGGAACCCGAGTTGATTATCAAGTTGCAATCGTACTTCTGCAAAGTTTTGTGCGTTACGGTGTTTCGCTCCAGAAAATATAACATCTTCCATTTTGCTCCCACGCAATGATTTTGCTGATTGTTCACCCAGTACCCATTTAATCGCATCTGTGATATTACTTTTTCCGCTTCCGTTCGGTCCTACAATCGCAGTCACACCTTTATCAAATTGAACTTGCGTAGGTTCAGCAAATGATTTAAATCCTAAAACATCAATAGATTTTAAATAGACCATGACTTACTCCTTGTTCGACAGTTGCAATAATGCTTTTTCTGCTGCTTTTTGTTCAGATTCCTTTTTCGTGCGCCCCATGCCTGATGCCACCGCGACATTATCCAGTAACACTTCTGAAGTGAATTGACGATGATGTGCGGGTCCATCTTCTTTAATAAGGCGATAGGAGACTGTGCTTCGTAACGTTTGATGTGCCATTTCTTGTAATTGTGTTTTAAAATCTACCACTCCACTTAAAGCATTATCCTCAACATATGGAAAAATAATTGCGTTTGCAAACCGTTCGACGACTTCTATACCTTGATCTAAATAGAGTGCACCCACAAACGCTTCAAACGCATCCGCAACTAAAGAAGGTCTCGTACGTCCTCCCGTTTTTTCTTCACCTTTTCCTAATAAAATGAGTTGGTTCAGTTCTATTTTATTCGCAAATATTACAAGTGATGGTTCACACACAATCGTTGCACGCATTTTTGTCAGGTCACCCTCTGGAACATTAGGGTATTTCTCATATAAAAAGCGTGATACCGTCAATTCTAATACCGCGTCTCCTAAAAATTCTAAACGTTCATTATGACTTAAACGTTCCATATTGAAATCATTAATAAAACTAGAATGGGAAAAGGCTTGTTGATAAATTTCTAAATTACGAAAAGGTAAATCGAGTGCCTTCATCTTTTGTTTAAAATTATGTTCAAATGATTTTATTAATGTCTGCTTTCGTAATTTTGCCATCGAGTCTCCTCCATTATCAGTTTTGTAGTCTCAGTGAATGTCTTGGCTTAACATTATGAATTGATTAGTAAAAAATCTGAGTCGAAAAAACGACTCAGATGAAAAGAATTATTTTTCAAGTGTATTAATGTAATTCACAGCATCTCCAACTGTGTTGATTTTTTCAGCTTCTTCATCAGGAATTTCTGTACCGAATTCGTCTTCTAATTCCATAACTAATTCCGCAATGTCAAGTGAATCTGCGCCTAAATCATCTTTGAATGAAGCATCTTCAGTTACCTTGTCAGCATCAACGCCTAAACGGTCAACGATGATGTCTTTTACTTTATCGAAGTTTTCCACAGTGTTTCACCTCCTTTAAAAAGTCAGTGTATCTCTCAATTTCAACCACGATTGAATAGAAATACTAGACTTTTTTATTTTGCCATTTTATCAGAACAAATACAACCATTCTCCAATAAAATTTCGTATATTTAAGATAGGTTTAGTCATCATTTCACTATTTTGCAAAATGATTTTATTCCATGTGCATACCGCCGTTCACATGAATCGTTTGACCCGTAATATATTTTGCCTTATCAGAAGCTAAAAATGCTACTGTATGCGCAATATCTGTATCTTCACCAAAATGACCTAATGGAATTTGCGCTTTCATGCCATTTTTTAAATCCTCATTTAAAGCATTCGTCATATCTGAAACGATGAATCCAGGTGCCACAGCATTCACTGTAATCTGGCGTGAAGCTAATTCACGAGCCGCTGTTTTCGTCATCCCTATAACACCCGCTTTAGAAGCGACGTAATTGATTTGACCTGGGTTACCGACAGCCCCCACAATACTCGTTAAGTTAATGATACGGCCACCTTTTTGTCGTAACATTTGAGGTGTAACTTTTTGAATACAATTGAAGACACCTTTTAAGTTTGTATCAATGACGTCATCCCATTCTTGTTCTTTCATACGCATTAACAAATTATCGCGTGTGATACCTGCATTATTGACTAATATATCAACAGAACCGAATTGGTTTACAACTTCTTTAATCATGGCTTTGACTTCATCAGGATTTGAAACATTTGCTTGAATCGCAAAAGCTTCTACGCCTTTTTCTTTAATTTGATTAACGACCTCTTCTGCTTTTTCTTTGTTGCCTGCATAGTTTATGGCTACGTTATAACCTTCTTCAGCCAATTGTAAGGCAATACTGCGTCCGATTCCTCGGGAAGCACCTGTTACTAATGCTACTTTAGTCATGATTTAACCATTCCTTTACATCTTCGAGCGTTTGAATCGAAGTTAATTTTACATCTCTATCTATTTTTTTAACTAAACCCGACAATACTTTTCCCGGCCCTATTTCAACAAAGTGATCCACGCCTTGATCAATTAACCATTGAATCGAATCAATAAATTGAACAGG
It contains:
- the rnc gene encoding ribonuclease III, producing the protein MKALDLPFRNLEIYQQAFSHSSFINDFNMERLSHNERLEFLGDAVLELTVSRFLYEKYPNVPEGDLTKMRATIVCEPSLVIFANKIELNQLILLGKGEEKTGGRTRPSLVADAFEAFVGALYLDQGIEVVERFANAIIFPYVEDNALSGVVDFKTQLQEMAHQTLRSTVSYRLIKEDGPAHHRQFTSEVLLDNVAVASGMGRTKKESEQKAAEKALLQLSNKE
- a CDS encoding acyl carrier protein, whose protein sequence is MENFDKVKDIIVDRLGVDADKVTEDASFKDDLGADSLDIAELVMELEDEFGTEIPDEEAEKINTVGDAVNYINTLEK
- the fabG gene encoding 3-oxoacyl-[acyl-carrier-protein] reductase, producing the protein MTKVALVTGASRGIGRSIALQLAEEGYNVAINYAGNKEKAEEVVNQIKEKGVEAFAIQANVSNPDEVKAMIKEVVNQFGSVDILVNNAGITRDNLLMRMKEQEWDDVIDTNLKGVFNCIQKVTPQMLRQKGGRIINLTSIVGAVGNPGQINYVASKAGVIGMTKTAARELASRQITVNAVAPGFIVSDMTNALNEDLKNGMKAQIPLGHFGEDTDIAHTVAFLASDKAKYITGQTIHVNGGMHME